The genomic DNA AAGCAATACTAAGCAGCGAGTGATCGTTTTGCTCAGTGATGGTAGCAATACTTCGGGGGTAATCGAACCATTAGAAGCCGCCAAAATTGCCAAAGATAATGATGCCATTATTTATACCGTAGGGGTCGGCGCAGGCGAGCTCAAAGTCAACAGCTTTTTTGGCAGTCGCACCGTCAATACCTCGCAAGATCTGGATGAAAAAACACTAACAGAAATCGCCAACATGACGGGTGGTCAATACTTCAGAGCACGTAACCAAGAGGAACTGGACAAAATTTACGACACCATTAACCAACTACAACCCGTAACCAACGCAGCCCAAACATGGCGTCCTCAAACCGAATGGTTCACTTATCCATTAGCGCTTGCATTGGTACTGTCTTTCATCCTTGCAATACTAAGGAGACGACATGGCTGATTTTCAATTTCTTTACCCTAATTGGTTTTATGCCTCAATACCCGCACTAATTTTATGTGGTTGGTTATATTCAAAGCCACAGCGCACAAGCTTAATTGCATCACATCTAACCCAACAACTCGGTTTAGATAAACGTCAATCACATCGTTCTATCGTGAGTATTATCAGCACCGCTTGGCTTATTGCCATTATTGCACTGGCTAGCCCAAGCTTCCAAAAGCAAGAAGTACCGAGCTTTGGTGTGAATAATGCACGCGTTATTGTCATGGACATGACTTTATCAATGTACGCCACCGATATTGCACCAAATCGTTTAGCTCAAGCCCGATATAAAGTCATGGATTTATTACCCGCTTTGAAAGAAGGTTCAACGGGTCTTATCGCTTATTCTGGCGATGGCTACATGATTAGCCCTCTCACTAGCGATACCAACACACTTGCCAGTTTAATTCCTAACTTATCGCCAGATATTATGCCGGTAAGAGGCAGTAATGCGGCCGCTGGGGTGAAAAAAGCCATCTCGATGCTCACACAAGCTGGGCATCAACAAGGTGATATTATCCTCGTCGCCGATGACATTAGCACAAAAGAAACTCGGGATATTCAAGACTTATTGAATGGCACTAATTGGCAATTGTCTGTTATGTCTGTTGGCACTCCGCAAGGCGCACCCATTCGTTTGCCGAATGGAGACATGTTTACCAGTAACGGTACGACTGTGGTTGCTAAAACCAATGTTAAAGGTTTACAGGCCCTAGCAAAAGCAGGTAACGGCGTTTATACCCCACTTCGTGCCGACGATAGGGATATTCAAACCTTAACCGCCGCTTTAGATCACGTTGAGTTAAAAACCACCAAAGAAAACAAAGGATCACCTGAATTGGAAGTACACATTAATAATGGATTTTGGCTACTGCCTATTTTATTACTTCTGGCTTTAGGCGCTTTTCGTCGTGGTGGTATTTTCTGCTTAGCCGCCATATTAAGCTTTCCGCTCCTTCAACCACATGATGCCTATGCGGCAGCAGCAGAGCCCACTAAAATGGAGCCTGGATTCAATCTTAACTCCGCTTTTAAAACTCGTGATCAACAAGGTTACGAGGCTTATCAAGCTAAAGCTTATAACAATGCTGCCGCTTTATTTGTTGATAAAAAATGGAAAGGTATCGCGCAATATCAAGCCGGTGACTTCCAAGGAGCCATTCAATCGTTCACGGGTTTAAATGATGTACAGTCTCGCTATAACTTAGCAAGCTCTCAGGCACAAGCTAACTTACTTAATGAAGCCAAAGCTGGTTATGAGGCCATCTTAGAAAGCAATCCGGACTTTACCGATGCAAAAAAAGATTTAGACATTGTAGAGAAAGCATTACAGCAACAACAGAAACAGAAACAGAAACAGAAACAAGACAAATCTAAAGAGCAGCAGTCAAAGGACAATCAATCCAAAGACCAACAATCTCAAGATAAGCAATCACAGAACAATCAAGGTAATCAATCCAATAAAAATGATTCTAGTCCGGACTCACAAGAAAACCAATCGCAGCAAGAGCAAGGTCAGCAGAATCAAACAAAGAAAAATCAATCTGATCAGAAAAAACCGAATCAGCAGCAGTCACAGCAGAACCCTAAACAGAATCAATCAGGAAATTCGCAGCAAAACCAGCAAGAAAATGGCAAGAATAGCGATCAGGCCGATAATAAATCGACCAGTGATAACTCAAATAACTCAGATAACAACAGCGATAAAAATCAAAAACAACAGAAACAAAAAGCGCAGCAAGCAGCTCAAGCAAATCAATCTGATCAAGACAAACTGCAAGAGCAAAAAAAGCAACAAGCCATGAAGGCGCAACAAGATCCTAATGCTAACCCCCAAGCTGGTAATACGGTTGCCGTTGATACTCAACTCAAAAAATTAGAGCAAATTCCAGATAACGCAAAACGTTTATTACAAGCTCAAATGGCGCTTGAAGCACAACAAAATCCAGAACCACAAACCAATAGTCAACAATGGTAGTACGAATAATGTACCGTAAAATGATTTCAATTTTCACTAAAATGCACGCATTCTTTATTCAAAATAATACGCTAAATAGATTTGCTTTATTAAGCTTATGCATGATGACTCTGGGCGCAAGCCAAATAAGCTTTGCGCAAGAGGCTGAAGTATCCGCGTCCGTATCTAAAGCACGTCTAAGCACCAATGAGGTTTTCAATTTAAAGATTGAATACATGGACGCCGCTCACCGTGAAGATTTCGACCCAAGCACCCTCAAAAAAGACTTTACCACTGGGCAAGTTCAATACGGCAGTACACGTTCTTTTGTAAATGGTGATTATTCGGTTCGTAATGAATGGAATATTTCGTTATCGACGGATAAAACTGGTGATGTAATCATCCCAAGCTTTACGATTAATGGTTCCAAAACCGCGCCAATTACATTGCACGTCACTAAAGACCCAAGCAGCCCAACACAAGATGACTTAATTGAGTTCCAAGATCACCTTTCAAAAACTATCTTGTACCCGAAAGAAATGGCGACCCTCACCTCTCGTCTATTGGTAAAAACCGATCCACGTGGCTTACAAAATACCAAATTGGTTCCACCTTCCGGCGA from Vibrio casei includes the following:
- a CDS encoding VWA domain-containing protein; translation: MADFQFLYPNWFYASIPALILCGWLYSKPQRTSLIASHLTQQLGLDKRQSHRSIVSIISTAWLIAIIALASPSFQKQEVPSFGVNNARVIVMDMTLSMYATDIAPNRLAQARYKVMDLLPALKEGSTGLIAYSGDGYMISPLTSDTNTLASLIPNLSPDIMPVRGSNAAAGVKKAISMLTQAGHQQGDIILVADDISTKETRDIQDLLNGTNWQLSVMSVGTPQGAPIRLPNGDMFTSNGTTVVAKTNVKGLQALAKAGNGVYTPLRADDRDIQTLTAALDHVELKTTKENKGSPELEVHINNGFWLLPILLLLALGAFRRGGIFCLAAILSFPLLQPHDAYAAAAEPTKMEPGFNLNSAFKTRDQQGYEAYQAKAYNNAAALFVDKKWKGIAQYQAGDFQGAIQSFTGLNDVQSRYNLASSQAQANLLNEAKAGYEAILESNPDFTDAKKDLDIVEKALQQQQKQKQKQKQDKSKEQQSKDNQSKDQQSQDKQSQNNQGNQSNKNDSSPDSQENQSQQEQGQQNQTKKNQSDQKKPNQQQSQQNPKQNQSGNSQQNQQENGKNSDQADNKSTSDNSNNSDNNSDKNQKQQKQKAQQAAQANQSDQDKLQEQKKQQAMKAQQDPNANPQAGNTVAVDTQLKKLEQIPDNAKRLLQAQMALEAQQNPEPQTNSQQW